In the Malania oleifera isolate guangnan ecotype guangnan chromosome 1, ASM2987363v1, whole genome shotgun sequence genome, one interval contains:
- the LOC131150310 gene encoding geranylgeranyl pyrophosphate synthase, chloroplastic translates to MGSVNLSTWVQTCSMFNHVRRSGSPTLDLLHPLRSNPISLMSPRTERPISSSSSSSRVMVSAVITKEDTVKGDTPEEEKPQVDSSPFSFKAYMVQKANSVNQALDAAVSLREPLQIHESMRYSLLAGGKRVRPVLCIAACELVGGRESTAMPAACAVEMIHTMSLIHDDLPCMDNDDLRRGKPTNHKIFGEDVAVLAGDALLAFAFEHVATATAGVPPARIIRAVGELAKYIGSEGLVSGQVVDINSEGLSDVGLEHLEFIHVHKTAALLEAAVVLGAILGGGSDENVEKLRKFARCIGLLFQVVDDILDVTKSSYELGKTAGKDLVADKVTYPKLMGIEKSRELAKKLNKDAQDQLSGFDPEKAAPLIALANYIAYRQN, encoded by the coding sequence ATGGGTTCTGTAAATCTGAGTACATGGGTTCAAACATGTTCCATGTTTAACCATGTCCGCAGATCTGGATCTCCAACCTTAGACTTGCTCCACCCTCTGAGGAGCAATCCCATTTCGCTCATGTCCCCAAGAACAGAACGAcccatctcttcttcttcttcttcttctcgtgTCATGGTCTCAGCGGTTATAACGAAAGAAGATACAGTGAAAGGAGACACCCCAGAAGAGGAAAAGCCTCAGGTAGACTCTTCGCCTTTTAGTTTCAAGGCTTACATGGTTCAGAAGGCTAATTCGGTGAATCAAGCATTGGATGCCGCTGTTTCGCTCAGAGAACCCCTTCAGATCCACGAATCCATGCGCTACTCTCTCCTCGCCGGCGGCAAGCGCGTGCGCCCCGTCCTCTGCATCGCCGCCTGCGAGCTCGTTGGCGGCCGCGAGTCCACGGCAATGCCCGCCGCCTGCGCAGTCGAGATGATCCACACCATGTCCTTGATTCACGATGACCTCCCCTGCATGGACAACGACGATCTCCGGAGAGGAAAGCCCACTAACCACAAGATTTTCGGCGAGGACGTCGCGGTTCTCGCTGGCGATGCCCTCCTCGCCTTCGCGTTCGAGCACGTTGCCACGGCCACCGCCGGCGTACCTCCGGCGAGGATTATTCGAGCAGTTGGGGAACTAGCGAAATATATTGGTTCGGAAGGGCTCGTTTCCGGGCAAGTGGTGGACATAAATTCTGAGGGATTATCCGATGTGGGTTTGGAACATCTGGAGTTTATTCATGTTCACAAGACGGCGGCATTGCTGGAGGCGGCGGTGGTTTTGGGTGCGATTTTGGGAGGTGGGTCTGACGAGAATGTTGAGAAACTTAGGAAATTTGCCAGATGCATTGGGTTGCTGTTCCAAGTTGTCGACGACATTCTGGATGTTACTAAATCTTCATATGAATTGGGGAAGACGGCCGGCAAGGATTTGGTAGCTGATAAGGTTACGTATCCGAAGCTGATGGGTATTGAGAAATCGAGGGAGTTAGCTAAAAAATTGAACAAGGATGCTCAGGATCAGCTCTCCGGGTTTGATCCCGAGAAGGCTGCTCCCTTGATTGCTCTGGCGAATTACATTGCTTACAGACAAAACTGA